A stretch of Treponema vincentii F0403 DNA encodes these proteins:
- a CDS encoding helix-turn-helix domain-containing protein, whose product MNKEVGDTIRELRKEKHLSQEKLADAIDSHQVYISEIEKGIKLPSLIIINNIAKAFDVSLTYFISRVEKKLEKSDTQEPPKNV is encoded by the coding sequence GTGAATAAAGAAGTAGGAGATACCATACGGGAACTGCGAAAAGAAAAACATTTGTCTCAAGAAAAATTGGCAGATGCTATCGATTCGCATCAAGTATATATTTCTGAAATTGAAAAAGGCATCAAACTGCCGTCCCTCATCATTATTAACAATATTGCAAAAGCATTCGATGTGTCGCTGACTTATTTTATAAGCCGTGTTGAAAAAAAATTAGAAAAGAGTGATACACAAGAACCGCCTAAAAATGTATAA